acacccgctgcttaacgatacagctgaagctcaggcctgcaacaagacatacctaacacaataccgttagtgaccaccagagggagcccagaaacacagttcacaacagccacccaatcatcctgatcagcagacacaaagcatctcaaataggtttccaaggtttggttagttcgctcagtttgaccatttgtctgaggatggaacgccgaagaaaaagacaaattaatgcccatcttagcacaaaaggcccgccaaaacctggaaacaaactgggaacctctgtcagacacaatattctctggaatgccatgcaaacgaaccacatgctgaaaaaataatggaaccaaatcagaggaggaaggcaatttaggcaaaggtaccaaatggaccattttagagaaccggtcacaaaccacccagataacagacatcctctgggacacaagtagatccgaaataaaatccatggaaatatgcatccaaggcctctccgggacaggcaaaggcaaaagcaacccactagcgtgggaacagcaaggcttagcccgggcacaagtcccacaggactgcacaaaagaacgcacatcccgtgacaaggaaggccaccaaaaggacctagcaaccaaatctctggtgccaaaaatcccaggatgaccggccaacacagaacaatggacctcagaaattaccttacttgtccatctatcaggaacaaacagcttccccacaggacagcagtcaggtttatcagcctgaaattcctgaagcgcccgccgcaaatcaggggagatggcagaccgaATCactccttccctaagaatgccaactggctcaaggactccaggagaatcaggcaaaaaactcctagagagggcatccgccttaacattcttagatcctggaagatatgagaccacaaaatcaaaactggagaaaaacagggaccaccgagcctgtctagggttcagccgcttggccgactcgaggtaaatcagattcttatgatcggtcaagaccacaatgcggtgcttggctccctcaagccaatgtcgccactcctcaaatgcccacttcatagccaacaactcccgattgccgacatcataattgcgttccgcaggtgaaaactttcgggaaaagaaggcacatggcttcatcaaggaaccatcagaattcctctgtgacaaaacggcccctgtcccaatctcagaagcatcaacctcaacctgaaaaggaagagaaacatccggctgatgcaagacaggggcagaagtaaatcggcgtttaagctcctgaaaggcctcaacagcctcagaggaccaattagtcacatcagcgcctttcttcgtcaaatcggtcaggggtttaaccacactagagaagttggcaatgaaacggcgataaaaattagcaaagcccaaaaatttctgaaggctcttcacagatgtgggttgaatccagtcatgaatggcttggaccttaacaggatccatttctatagacgaaggagaaaaaataaaccccaaaaaagagaccttctgaactccaaataggcacttagaccccttcacaaatagagcattatcacgaaggatctggaataccatcctgacctgcttcacatgagactcccaatcattggaaaaaatcaaaatatcatccaaatacacaatcaagaatttgtcaagataattgcggaaaatatcatgaataaaggactgaaatacagaaggagcattagaaagcccgaaaggcatcaccaggtattcaaaatggccttcgggcgtattaaatgcagttttccattcgtcaccctgtttaatacgaacaagattatatgcccctcgaaggtcaatcttggtaaaccaactagcccccttaatccaagcaaacaaatcagagagcaaaggtaaagggtattgtaatttgaccgtgatcttattaagaaggcgataatcaatacagggtctcaaggagccatccttcttggcaacaaaaaagaatcccgctcccaatggtgacgaagacggccgaatatgccccttctctaaagactcttttacatagctccgcatggcggtatgttcaggcacagacaggttgaaaagtcggcccttagggaacttacagccaggaatcaagtcaatagcacaatcacagtccctatgtggaggaagggaactggacttgggctcatcaaatacatcctggaaatctgacaaaaattcaggaacatcagaagagggggaagaggaaattgacattaaaggaacatcactattagtgttgagcattccgataccgcaagtatcgagtatcggctgatacttgcgggtatcggaattccgataccgagatccgatacttttgtggtatcgggaatcggtatcgggattaatatcaatgtgtaaaagaaagaattaaaataaaaaatagggatatactcacctctccgacgcagcctggactttaccgccgtaaccgggagccgttgtacctaagaatgcgcgcttgaagggccttagatgacgtcacggtgctctgattggtccgtagcggtcgcgtgaccgctacggaccaatcacaaagcagtgacgtcacctaaggtctttcaagcgcttgaaagaccttaggtgacgtcactgctttgtcattggtcgcgtagcggtcacgcgaccgctacgcgaccaatcagaagctgcggacatcttctaaggtatttcaagcgcttgaaagaccttaggtgacatcactgctttgtgattggtccgtagcggtcacgcgaccgctacggaccaatcagagcaccgtgacgtcatctaaagcccttcaagcgcgcattcttaggtacaacggctcccggttacggcggtaaagtccaggctgcgtcggagggtgagtatatccctattttttattttaattctttcttttacacattgatatggatcccagggcctgaaggagagtttcctctccttcagaccctgggaaccatacaggataccgtccgatacttggtgtcccattgacttgtattggtatcgggtatcggtatcggattagatccgatactttgccggtatcggccgatactttccgataccgatactttcaagtatcgtatggtatcgctcaacactagtcactatgtaccccttgacaaccccaactagtcacagacattgatttccaatccagcactggattgtgtacttgtaaccatggaaaacccagtacaacaacatcatgtaaattatgcaacaccagaaaacggcaatcttcctgatgtgctggggccatgcacatagtcagctgagtccaatactgaggtttattcttggccaacggtgtagcatcaataccccttaagggtatgggactctgcaaaggctgcaaagaaaaaccacagcgcctagcgaattctaagtccattaagttcagagcagcgcccgaatccacaaatgccatgacagaaaaagatgacaatgagcaaatcagggtcacagacaggagaaacttaggctgcacagtactaatggtaacagatctagcgaccctcttaatacgcttagggcaatcagaaatagcatgagcagaatccccacagtaaaaacacagcccattctgacgtctgtatcccctctgttccgctctagtcaaaatcctatcacattgcatgggctcaggactctgctccgaggacgctgccatatggtgcaccactttgcattcgcgcaggcgccgatcaatctgaatggccagagacatagactcgctcaaaccaacaggcgtggggaaccccaccataacatctttaagggcttcagaaagaccctttctgaaaattgctgccagagcgtcctcattccatttagtgagcacagaccattttctaaatttctggcagtataattctgccgcttcctgaccctgacacagggccaacagtgttttctcagcatgctctacagagttaggttcgtcatacaataatccaagcgattgaaaaaatgcatctacattaagcaatgccggatcccctgactcaagggagaatgcccagtcctgagggtcaccacgcagcagagaaataactatttttacttgctgaatggggtcaccagaggaacggggtttcagagcaaaaaacaatttgcagttatttttaaagttcaaaaacttagatctatccccgtaaaacaaatctggagtaggaattctaggctctaaggccggagtctgaacaacataatcttggatactctgtactcttacagcaagctgatccacgcgagaaaacaacccctgaacatccatgcccgcatccaaatcctgaatcacccagagattaagaggaaggaaaaagacaaaacagactaaagaaaaaaaaatggctcagaactctttttcttttccttcttttgagatgcattcagctcatttttggccagttgtactgttatggtctggtgattaaggagcgacatgcgactagctctgagcaggtggtaactatactgaccgcagttcctgatcttaacacagacactagcagtagccgtgggatgttcctgtcactccctggacacctcgtcacagccggagaactagctacccctaaaggtagaaaaaggaaagctatcttgcctcagagaaaatccccaaaggataggacagccccccacaaataatgactgtgagaggagaaggaaatgacatacgtagtatgaaacaagatttagcaaaggaggccactactagctagaaagaattagtacaggacagaacactgtgcggtcagtaataaaaactagaaaaagtccaccgcagagaaatgcaaaaatctccacacctgactaaaggtgtggagggcaaactctgctgaccagagcttccagcttagctgactagatacatactgataagctggacaaatgagcaaaacatagaaagtgctaaacaacaaagtccacaacaagtgaactgcaaaaagacaagcaaggacttagctttgctgaaatggtcagagtgacagggaaatcctcagagagccatgattccaagctcaacaattgacaactggcattgaattagggaaaaggccagactaatatagcagagccagaaagacgatcagtgaaaacagctgctgatgctaaatccaagaagcagccataccactcaaaaccacaggagggagcccaagagcagaactcacaaaaatgctacttataaccaccggagggagcccaagagcggaattcacaacagggacattGAAGAGAAACAGAAGATGGGACATTGTAGAGAAAAACaaggcatggcattctggagaaatgTATAATTGGACATTTTTGAAGAAAACAAGATGGAACAATATAAAAAACCTCACGACTGAACAACATATAGAAACACAAGATGATTCATTTTGGAGACACACAAGACTGAACATTGTTGAGAAACACAAGACATGTAATACAATGATACACACTGTGAAAAAGGGACATTATAGAGTAATTCAAGACAAGACATCATGGAGAAATGTAAGATAAAGTATTGTAGAGGGACAGAATATTTGAGTTTTGCAATAAATAAGAGACATGTTAGAAACACGAGATGGGAAGTTGTGGAGAAACAAAAGATCGGACATTGTGGAGAAACACCAGATGGAACGTTGTGGAGAAACACGAAATGTGACGTTGTGGAGAAACACAAGATCTGACATTGTGGAGAAAAACGAGCCGGGGCATTGTGGAGAAGCATAGGATGGGACATTGTGGAGAAACACATGATGGGATGTTGTGGAGAGACACAAGATGGACACTGTAGAGAAACACAAGATTGGACATTGTGGAGAAACACGAGAAGGGACATTGTGGAGAAACATGAACTGGGACATTGTGGAGAAGCACAAGATGGGACGTTGCGCAGAAGCACGAGATCAGATGTTGTGGAGAAACACCAGACGGGATGTTGTGGAGATTCACAGAATGGGACGTTGTGGAGAAACACGAGATGGGACGTTGTAGAGAAACACAAGATGGGACGTTGTGGAGAAAGATGAAATGGGACATTGTAGAGAAACATGGGACAGGACATTGTGGAAAAACGCTAGTTGGAACATCCTGTTTTCTTTTACCTAACATAAACTTACACTGGGTTGTTGTTGTCGGGGGAATTCCCGATTCGGACCTCGGCCCCCATCAGTCGCTCCGGACAACAGTCCATCCTGTTTGTAAGGATGACATTTGATATTCTGTAGCTCTGCTTCAGGTCCAGCTTCCACCAGGGATCTTTCTCAAGTTTGGTGTGTGTGCAGGAGCCCCTGCTGAAATGAGTGTCGCTGATACCATCTATGGCATTTTGGGGCAATCCCAAAAAGGTAGATATCTCTGAGGCTTCTCCGTTTCTTGCTATATTTGtagctgaggaaagaaaaataaaagaGCTTTCAGTTATATTGAGCTGATATGTGGGTCCTGAAGTCCGCTGAGGTCCTGCCATCTTTTTTTTGTCATAACTTGTGTTCCTGAAGAACATGGACTGAGAAGCTCATGTAAGATGCAGAATTATGAATCCCATCAGTGCACGCACTTCACACTGCGAGGAATTGCTGGTTTCTGAGGTGGAAGTTTGGACCAGGCAGGGTGCAAGGTGTTAGATACCTCACTAGTGGCATCTCCAGGCATCCAACCCATCTGTTTGCACTATAATTAGACCCTATGTACAGATACATGACGGCTCTGGAGTCTGCAGTGTGGACAGGATCTCACCTCCTGGTGCAGGAGCGCATCCTAGAGTCAGAACCACAGATGCCAGCAGAATCAGAGTCGACAGAAGATTCATCCTGGTGAAAGAAGAGGAACAGAGGCCGAAGAGTCAATGAAGCCAACAATATACCTAAATGTAATAAGAATCTAAGGGAGGAAGTGTAAGTCATTCACTGATCTTCTCCTTCAGTCACAGCTGGAGCTGCCCTCACTCTCCTGGGTCAGTTGGGCATTTCAGACTGTTCTTACAATTGATGGAGTTGGCCGGAGTTGGCAGATTTTACACACAGATACTTTGTCATCTCCATCATCGGTTATATTTGTCGCACAATCTATTCCCTACCATGATCaatgatgtccgtcacgtcccacATGACCGGTTGGTGCATTGTCAACACCCAAAGATCAGCTGGTGGCTGATGTTAATAACCCAGGAAAGGGGACAATACTccataaggttcccaggctattaataaccactcacagctgtttgcttagcttgtACTGGTGAATTTACTGaggaactcaggaaaaaaaaatgatgtagggtccccctataaagtcaagccagcaaaggctaaacacaaCTGGGGGTTGCTATTATTAGCCTGAAAAGGAGCCAGGGATATTGTCctctcccaggctaccaacatcagccctcagccgcctcAGAAATTGCGCATCTATAAGAAATCTgatgcttagcctcactcttcccacttgacctatgGTGGGATAATAGGATTGGGGTTCATATCAGCTTGGTATTGTCAGCTGACGTCAAGCGCAGgggttagtaaaggagaggtgtctataagatgctcCATTACTAGTCCAATAGTAAGTTTGGACATAAACACACAGCGTGAGTAAAATCCTTTACTTGAAACAAAACTCAACatcctgttttacacatttattaaataataatatacaaagttgtattattattattgttatttattattatagcaccatttattcccttccaacgctgcaatattcattttttaatttgcccgccatacctgtagtctgtccggggggcatgtcttttccccccggacacaaacgcctcctagCCATCAATTATTTcctccgtgcgcctcctcctctgcATTCATTTACGTcccaggcgcctgcgctgtaagtttctttttcgggcatgcacagtttgcgctgcccttcgactcccatcacatgatgggaacttacagcgcaggcaccagaaagtcttggagaacttcacaaatgtcagacatccatgtccactcttcaGCTGTTATGTGGCTGACCAGAAAACCAATGGGCATGATGGAGCTGGAACTCAAcaactggcctcttctgctcacaaagctttggcagtatgtgcagtgtggagttccagtgtgtgggcaagtcacaccagtcggtgagcaggCACTTgtatgcactgctgcagcactgccatggCGACGGAAGTTGTAGCCGACTTTCAAAAATGGGCGCTGACATGGCGTACCGTGACCAGAAATTATggaaaatctgggtaggttttaagAAACCAAGTTGTGCTTGTGTGCCAAGCATGTTACATCTGTGGGCTTGCCAAGCCTTACAGCAGACACAAGGTTAAGCCCATTATCAGACATAACCATTTCTTGTTGGAGGTTCACAGACAAAAGCACCAGATCTGTCtgatctgttattcctttaagtaactcggagttagggtactgtctcacagtggcacttttgtcgctacgacggtacgatccgtgacgttccagcgatatccatatgatatcgctgtgtctgacacgcagcagcgatcagggaccctgctgagaatcgtatgtcgtagcagatcgtttggaactttctttcgtcgctggatctcccgctgttatcgttggatcggtgtgtgtgacaccgatccaacgatgcgttcgcttgtaaccagggtaaacatcgggttactaagcgcagggccgcgcttagtaacctgatgtttaccctggttaccatcgtaaaagtaaaaaaaaaaaaacagtacatactcacattccggtgtccgtcaggtcccttgcagtctgcttcccgcactgactgactgccggccggaaagtaagagcagagcacagcggtgacgtcaccgctgtgatctgctttcactttacggcggcactcagtcagagcgggaagcagactgcaagggacctgacg
This is a stretch of genomic DNA from Ranitomeya variabilis isolate aRanVar5 chromosome 6, aRanVar5.hap1, whole genome shotgun sequence. It encodes these proteins:
- the LOC143783150 gene encoding fucolectin-6-like, translated to MNLLSTLILLASVVLTLGCAPAPGATNIARNGEASEISTFLGLPQNAIDGISDTHFSRGSCTHTKLEKDPWWKLDLKQSYRISNVILTNRMDCCPERLMGAEVRIGNSPDNNNPVCDKVWSVASATFSFCCNGMEGQYVSVVIPGRSEYLTLCEVEVYGDLIIKENNVCW